In Mus caroli chromosome 9, CAROLI_EIJ_v1.1, whole genome shotgun sequence, a single window of DNA contains:
- the LOC110301120 gene encoding protein S-Myc-like produces the protein MPGMVCKNSDLEFDLLKPCFYLEEDDIYFGGHNSTPPGEDTRKKSELLLTPQLSPGCALAEHSLEPVNAGEPWTTETLLPEVDLWSNPAEEEVLGLGGLRSCTSNPIILQDCTREKPESVVSEKLPRGYGSLALGTGTLAPRAAAATASCAVCALSETAGMGCGKTAWLTEVSHLDSDYVDPAVVFFPENKREPMPVPTIPTSTGEAISLGDHQGLSSSLEDFLSNSGSVEEGGKEIYADMLEETQFSKSVTRLPTAAHSENAALSPGCTQSSELILKHCDLIREQHNYAAPPLPYLDREDPRPQKKPRSHASLGPLKRVLWPKAQRLGSQNNSDLEDIEHHRNHNRTECQRRNHNRTERQRRDIMRSSFLNLKDLVPELAHNKKVANVVILKKATEYIHTLQADEFKLLVERKKLYERQQQLLEKIKQSAVC, from the coding sequence ATGCCTGGAATGGTCTGCAAGAACTCAGACCTGGAATTTGACTTGCTGAAACCCTGCTTCTACCTGGAAGAAGATGACATCTACTTTGGTGGTCACAACTCTACACCTCCAGGGGAGGACACCCGGAAGAAGTCTGAATTGTTGCTCACCCCACAATTGTCACCTGGATGTGCCTTGGCAGAGCACAGCCTGGAGCCCGTGAACGCTGGTGAGCCCTGGACAACAGAAACGCTGCTGCCTGAGGTCGACTTATGGAGTAATCCCGCCGAGGAGGAAGTTCTCGGACTGGGAGGACTCCGCAGCTGCACTAGCAACCCAATCATCCTTCAGGACTGCACCCGTGAGAAGCCAGAGAGTGTGGTGAGTGAGAAGCTGCCAAGAGGCTACGGGTCCCTGGCCCTCGGCACAGGCACCTTGGCCCCCAGAGCAGCAGCCGCCACCGCCAGCTGTGCTGTCTGCGCGCTCAGTGAGACAGCAGGTATGGGGTGTGGGAAGACAGCCTGGCTCACAGAGGTCTCCCATCTGGACTCGGATTATGTGGACCCTGCTGTGGTCTTTTTCCCAGAGAATAAGCGGGAGCCTATGCCTGTACCCACCATCCCCACCAGCACCGGCGAAGCGATAAGCCTTGGTGACCACCAAGGGCTCAGCAGTTCCCTAGAGGACTTCCTGAGCAACTCAGGTTCTGTAGAGGAAGGCGGAAAGGAAATCTATGCGGACATGCTGGAGGAGACACAGTTCTCCAAAAGTGTCACCAGGCTCCCCACCGCAGCGCATTCGGAGAACGCAGCGCTGAGTCCCGGATGCACGCAGTCCAGTGAGCTGATCCTCAAGCACTGCGACCTCATTCGAGAGCAACACAACTATGCCGCTCCACCGTTGCCCTACTTGGACAGGGAGGACCCGCGGCCTCAGAAGAAGCCCAGGAGCCACGCTTCGCTAGGGCCCCTCAAACGCGTCCTCTGGCCAAAGGCTCAGAGATTGGGATCCCAGAACAACTCAGACTTGGAGGACATCGAGCACCACCGCAACCACAACAGGACGGAGTGCCAACGCCGCAACCACAACAGAACGGAGCGCCAACGCCGTGACATTATGCGTTCCAGTTTCCTGAACCTTAAGGACCTTGTGCCTGAACTGGCGCACAATAAGAAGGTTGCCAATGTGGTCATCCTGAAAAAAGCCACTGAGTACATCCACACTCTGCAGGCTGATGAGTTCAAGCTCCTGGTGGAAAGGAAGAAACTGTATGAAAGACAACAGCAACTGCTAGAGAAAATCAAACAATCTGCTGTGTgctaa